Genomic window (Candidatus Methylomirabilis sp.):
CGTGCCCGCGGACTAACCCGGAGCTCACCGAGAGGCCCAGCCCGGCCCCCTTCCCCTCGCGCTTGGTCGAGTAGAAGAGGGTGAAGAGACGGGCGCGCTGCGCCTCCGGAATGCCCGAGCCGGTGTCGGCCACGGCGATCGTGACCGACCGCTTCTCCGCCTCATCCGTCAGCCCCGTCGTCACCGTCACGCTGCCGCCCGGGGGGGTGGCGTCCCTCGCGTTGCTCAGCAGGTTCGCCACGACCTGGGCCATCTGGTCCCGATCCAGCGACAGCTCCGGGAGGTCGGAGGCGTACCGCCGCTCCACGCGAAGGCCGGCTTCGGTCAGCAGGGGCTCGTAGGCCTGGACCGCTTCCTCCACCAGGCCGTTCACCTCCGTCCGGACCCGCCGGAGCGGCTGGTGGCGGGCGAAGGCCACGAGGTTTTCCGCGATCCGGGACAGCCGCGTCACCTGGACCATCACCACCCGGAGCGCCTGGACCACCGCCGGGTCCAGCTCCGGCCGGTCGAGCAGGAGCTGGACCCGCCCCGAGATGATGTTGAGCGGGTTCAGCACCTCGTGCGCCACGCCCGCCGTCAGCTCCCCCACGGTGGCCAGCTTGGCCGCTTGCGAGAGGCGCTGTTGCAAGTCCCGTTCCTTCGTGATGTTCCGGCAGACGTGGACGCTCCCCTGGAGGCGACCGGCCGCGTCCCACAGGGGGAAGGTGGCGATTCGGAACTCCCCCCCGAAGGCGGGGTGCATCACCTCCTCCACGAAGGGCTCGCCGCTCTCGAGGGCCCAGGCGTGGGGGCAGCCCTCCGCCTCCCCGGCCAGGCCGTGTACGACGGCCGCACAAGGCTGGCCGGTGAGCGCCTCCGGGGGCATCCCGGCCGCCTCCGCCAGCGCCCGGTTGACCCGGACGATCCGGCCCTTCCGGTCCTGGACGGCGATCCCGTCGGTGATCGCGTGGAAGGTGTTCTCCCAGGCCGCCGCGGCCTCCCGGGACTCGGCGTGCTCCAGGGCGAGCGTCAGCAGGCTGCCGACGGCCAGGAGGCACTGGAGGTCGGGTTCCCCGAACCGGCCCGGGCTAGGGTCGTAGAGCTCGAGGGAGCCGAGCACGGTGCCGCGGGATCGCAGCAGGACGCAGGCCGCCGATCGGAACCCCGCCCGGCGGAGGAGGTTCCCCCGGGGATCGGGCAGCCGGGAAAGGTCGGAGACCTTGAGGAGGCCCTGCCCATCCGCCGCCCCGGCGGCGAGGCTCTCTTCCCAGGTGAGCTGGGGGGCGGCAGCAAGGGGAGGGAATCCCCGGGCGACCCGGAGGGTCAGGCTCCGCGTCTCCCGGTCCAGGCGCCAGAGGGCGCCCGCACCCGCCTCGGTCCCCGCCCGGAGCGCCTCCAGCGCTCCCGCGAGGCCCGCCTCCAGGTCGGGGCTCCCGACCAGGGCCGCCGCGGCCGCGTTGACCGTGTCCAGGTAGCGGTGGAGGGTGGCGGATGCTTGGGACAGGGCGAGTTTCCCCTTCTAGAGAGGGATGTTGCCGTGCTTCTTCGGCGGGTTCACGTCCCGCTTGGTCGCGAGGGCCCGGAGCGCCTGGATGAGGCGCGGCCGCGTCTCCCGCGGCTCGATCACGTCGTCCACGTACCCGCGCGAGGCCGCGACGTAGGGGTTGGCGAACTTGTCCCGGAACTCGGCGATCCGGGCCGCCCGGAATGCCTCGGGGTCGGCCGCCTCCTGAATCTCCCGCCGGTACAGGATGTTCACCGCCCCCTCCGGCCCCATGACGGCGATCTCCGCCGTGGGGTAGGCCAGGTTCACGTCGGCCCGCATGTGCTTGGACCCCATGACGCAGTAGGCCCCCCCGTACGCCTTCCGCGTGATCACGGTGATCTTGGGGACCGTGGCCTCGCCGTAGGCGTACAGCAGCTTGGCCCCGTGCTTGATGATGCCCCCGAACTCCTGCGTCGTCCCAGGGAGGTACCCGGGCACGTCCTCCAGCGTGACGATCGGGATGTTGAACGCGTCGCAGAACCGGATGAACCGGGCCGCCTTGATGGAGGAGTGGATGTCCAGGACCCCGGCCAGCACGGCCGGCTGGTTCGCCACGAACCCCACGGGCCGGCCATCGAGCCGGGCGAAGCCGACGACGATGTTCTGCGCGTAGTGCCGGTGGACCTCCAGGAAGACCCCTTCGTCCACCACCAGCCGGATGATCTCCTTGATGTCGTAGGGCTTGGTGGGGTTGTCGGGGACGACGGTGTTGAGCGCCTCCTCCATCCGCTGCGGGTCATCGGTGGTGGGGCGGACGGGGGGGTCCTCCAGGTTGTTGCTGGGCAGGTAGGAGAGGAGGTCCCGGATGGTCTGGAGACACTCCTCCTCGGAGGCGGCGGCAAAGTGGGCGACGCCGGAAGTGGCGTTGTGGGTCATGGCGCCGCCGAGCTGCTCGAAGGTCACCTCCTCGTGGGTCACGGTCTTGATGACGTCGGGGCCCGTGATGAACATATAGGCGGTGTCCTTCACCATCAGGACGAAGTCCGTGAGGGCCGGCGAGTACACCGCGCCGCCGGCGCACGGGCCCATCACCGCGGAGATCTGCGGCACGACGCCCGAGGCCAGGGTGTTCCGGAGGAAGATGTCGGCGTAGCCGGCGAGGGAGACTACCCCCTCCTGGATCCGGGCGCCCCCGCTGTCGTTCAGGCCGATGACGGGGGCGCCCGCCTTCACCGCCTGGTCCATGACCTTGCAGATCTTCTGGGCGTAGGCTTCGGAGAGGGAGCCGCCGAAGACCGTGAAGTCCTGGGCGAAGACGTAGACCAGCCGACCGTCAATCACGCCGCTGCCGGTCACCACCCCGTCGCCCGGGACGAGCTGCTTCTCCATCCCGAAGTCCCGGCAGCGGTGGGTGACCAGCATGTCGGTCTCGAGGAAACTCCCCTTGTCCAGCAGGAGCTCCAGCCGCTCCCGCGCCGTGAGCTTCCCGGCCCGGTGCTGGCGCTCTACCTTCTCCGGGCCGCCCCCCGCCCGGGCCGCCTCCCGCTGGCGCCGGAGCTCCTCCAGCCGGTCCTCGATCCCCATTTTACCCTCCGGGGCGCACCGATCCCCGTATTGACCGCGGCTTACGGTATCAGCCCGCCCCGCAAAAAGCAACGGCTTTGCCGCTCTCGGCACGCCACCCGATGGCTCGCTGGCACGTGCCTTGCTTCCACCCGAGCCCGTCTGCCCGGAATGGCCCCAGGAGCAGCCGGCCATTCCCTGGCAGCCCGGGAGGGAGACGCACCGTGGCCGGCAAGCGCATCCTCGTGGTGGAAGACAATCCCATGAACATGGAACTCGTCTGCGAGCTGCTCGAGGCCCACGGCTACGAGGTCTGGCAGGCCACGGCCGCCGCCGAGGCCGTCGAGCGCCTGAAGGCCGCCAAGCCCGATCTGATCCTGATGGACATCCAGCTCCCGGGGCTCGACGGGCTGGCCCTCACCCGGCGGCTCAAGGCGAGCCCCGCGACGCGCGACATCCGGGTCGTGGCCCTGACGGCCCACGCCATGAAGGGGGATCGGGACCGGATTCTTGAGGCCGGCTGCTGCGGCTATATCCCGAAGCCCATCGACGTGAAGGACCTGACGGACCAGGTGGCCCGCTTCCTCCGAGACGATGGGCCGAACGCCTGCGAGAGGCCTTGAGATCTCCCGGCCCGAGCCACGACCCCGACCCGATCCGCGGCGGGCCCCGAGGCGGCTGACCGCCAGGGGTGAACGTTGACCCTGCACCCTCCCCCTCCCGTCCCCGAGCCGGGGGCTGCCCCCGAGACCGCCCTGATCCTCCTGGTGGAAGACGAGCCCCTCATCCGCGAGCAGTATACCGACATCCTTCAGCAGGCGGGGTACCGCGTTCAGGCGGCGCGGGACGCGGAGGAAGGCCTTGCCGCCCTCAAGGCGGCGCGCCCCGACGCCGTCCTCCTGGACGTCATGATGCCCGGGATGGGCGGGCTGCAGGCCCTCCAGCAGATCCGGGAGAGCAATCCGGACCTGCCCGTCCTTATCGTCACCGCGAGCCCCACCTCGGAGCATGTCATCGCCGCCCTGAAGGCGGGCGCCTACGACTTCCTCACCAAGGGGTTCACGCCGGACGTCCTCATCCGGAGCGTGCAGCGAGGCGTGGCCCACGGGCGCCTCCTGGCGGAGAACCGCCGGCTCCTCCAGAGCCTGCAGCGGCAGGTGGGCGACCTGGCGACCCTCAACGCCATCGCAGGCCTGTTCACCTCTACGCTCGAGGTGGACCGGGTCCTGACGCTGGCGCTGGAGCAGGCCCAACAGGCATTGCGGGCGGAAGGGACCACCATCCTCCTCGCGGAGGAAGGGACGGGGGACCTGGCCTTCGCCGTCGCCTTAGGGGAGAAGGCCGCGCCCCTGCGGGCGCTGCGGTTGAAGCTCGGCGAGGGGATCGCCGGCTGGGTGGCTGCCACAGGCCAGCCCTGCCTGGTCCCGGATGCGCGGCAGGACCCCCGGTTCCTCTCCCGCTTCGACGCCCAGACCGGCCTCACCACCCGGAGCCTCCTCTGTGTTCCCCTCCTGGGGAAGGGCCGGGTCCTGGGGGTCCTGGAAGCGGTAAACCGGGCGGACGGAGCCCCCTTCGACCAGCGAGACCTGTACCTGCTCACCTCCATCGCCTCGCTGGCCGCCGCCGCCCTCGAGAACGCCCGCCTCTACCAGCAGACCGAGGCGAGGAGCGCCGAGCTCAAGACCCTGCTTCAGGTGAGCGGGGATCTGACCGCCACCCTCGACCTGGACGCGGTCTTCGACCGGATTGCCCGCCATCTGTTGGAAATCATCCCGGCGGCCCGCTCCGGGATCATCCTGCTCGACATGGAGCACCGGAGGGGGCTCGTGCGGGCGGGAGCCGTGGCAGAGCAGAGCGGGGTGACCTCCTGGGTCGGCGCGACCCTCGACCTCAAGCTCCACCCGGAGATCGAACGGGCGATCGCCACCCGGCAACCGGTGGTCCTCGCGGACCCCGGCAGCGATCCCCTGATGGCGCCCGTCGCCCACCTCGTCCGCCCGATAGGCCTCACCGCCCTGCTGGTGGTCCCCGTGATCACGCCCGA
Coding sequences:
- a CDS encoding ATP-binding protein, which gives rise to MSQASATLHRYLDTVNAAAAALVGSPDLEAGLAGALEALRAGTEAGAGALWRLDRETRSLTLRVARGFPPLAAAPQLTWEESLAAGAADGQGLLKVSDLSRLPDPRGNLLRRAGFRSAACVLLRSRGTVLGSLELYDPSPGRFGEPDLQCLLAVGSLLTLALEHAESREAAAAWENTFHAITDGIAVQDRKGRIVRVNRALAEAAGMPPEALTGQPCAAVVHGLAGEAEGCPHAWALESGEPFVEEVMHPAFGGEFRIATFPLWDAAGRLQGSVHVCRNITKERDLQQRLSQAAKLATVGELTAGVAHEVLNPLNIISGRVQLLLDRPELDPAVVQALRVVMVQVTRLSRIAENLVAFARHQPLRRVRTEVNGLVEEAVQAYEPLLTEAGLRVERRYASDLPELSLDRDQMAQVVANLLSNARDATPPGGSVTVTTGLTDEAEKRSVTIAVADTGSGIPEAQRARLFTLFYSTKREGKGAGLGLSVSSGLVRGHGGTITVESAVGRGSTFTVVLPVEG
- a CDS encoding carboxyl transferase domain-containing protein, whose protein sequence is MGIEDRLEELRRQREAARAGGGPEKVERQHRAGKLTARERLELLLDKGSFLETDMLVTHRCRDFGMEKQLVPGDGVVTGSGVIDGRLVYVFAQDFTVFGGSLSEAYAQKICKVMDQAVKAGAPVIGLNDSGGARIQEGVVSLAGYADIFLRNTLASGVVPQISAVMGPCAGGAVYSPALTDFVLMVKDTAYMFITGPDVIKTVTHEEVTFEQLGGAMTHNATSGVAHFAAASEEECLQTIRDLLSYLPSNNLEDPPVRPTTDDPQRMEEALNTVVPDNPTKPYDIKEIIRLVVDEGVFLEVHRHYAQNIVVGFARLDGRPVGFVANQPAVLAGVLDIHSSIKAARFIRFCDAFNIPIVTLEDVPGYLPGTTQEFGGIIKHGAKLLYAYGEATVPKITVITRKAYGGAYCVMGSKHMRADVNLAYPTAEIAVMGPEGAVNILYRREIQEAADPEAFRAARIAEFRDKFANPYVAASRGYVDDVIEPRETRPRLIQALRALATKRDVNPPKKHGNIPL
- a CDS encoding response regulator codes for the protein MAGKRILVVEDNPMNMELVCELLEAHGYEVWQATAAAEAVERLKAAKPDLILMDIQLPGLDGLALTRRLKASPATRDIRVVALTAHAMKGDRDRILEAGCCGYIPKPIDVKDLTDQVARFLRDDGPNACERP